One Ricinus communis isolate WT05 ecotype wild-type chromosome 1, ASM1957865v1, whole genome shotgun sequence DNA window includes the following coding sequences:
- the LOC8284099 gene encoding methylsterol monooxygenase 2-2 gives MASLIESGWLYLITHFSDFQLACLGSFFLHESVFFLSGLPFIYFERAGWLSKYKIQTKNNSPAAQEKCITRLLLYHFGVNLPVMIFSYPVFKYMGMRSSLPLPSWKVVLTQIIFYFILEDFVFYWGHRILHTKWLYKHVHSVHHEYATPFGLTSEYAHPAEILFLGFATIIGPAITGPHLITLWLWMVLRVLETVEAHCGYHFPWSLSNFMPLYGGADFHDYHHRLLYTKSGNYSSTFIYMDWIFGTDVGYRKLKALKSSGVENGNKQM, from the exons ATGGCTTCCCTCATCGAATCTGGCTGGCTG TATCTGATTACACATTTCAGCGATTTTCAATTGGCATGCCTAGGAAGCTTTTTTCTTCATGAAAGTGTCTTCTTTTTATCTGGGCTtcctttcatatattttgaaagGGCAGGGTGGCTGAGCAAGTACAAGATTCAG ACCAAAAATAACAGTCCTGCAGCTCAGGAGAAATGTATTACTCGCCTACTTTTGTACCATTTTGGTGTCAATCTGCCAGTCATGATATTCTCCTATCCTGTCTTCAAATACATGGGCATGCGAAGTAGTCTTCCATTGCCGTCCTG GAAAGTAGTTCTAACGCAGATAATATTCTACTTTATCCTGGAAGATTTTGTGTTCTACTGGGGACATCGGATTTTGCATACAAAGTGGCTGTACAAGCATGTGCACAGTGTCCATCATGA ATATGCTACTCCATTTGGTCTGACATCTGAATATGCTCATCCTGCTGAAATACTATTTCTTGGTTTTGCTACTATCATTGGTCCTGCCATCACTGGTCCCCATCTGATTACTTTGTGGTTATGGATGGTGCTAAGGGTCCTGGAGACAGTTGAAGCACACTGTGGTTACCACTTCCCATGGAGCCTTTCCAATTTTATGCCTTTGTATGGGGG TGCCGATTTTCATGACTATCACCACCGCTTGCTGTATACTAAATCTGGCAACTACTCGTCTACTTTTATCTATATGGACTG GATATTCGGCACTGATGTAGGTTACAGAAAATTGAAGGCTTTGAAGAGTTCTGGAGTTGAAAATGGCAACAAGCAAATGTAA